Proteins from a genomic interval of Quercus lobata isolate SW786 chromosome 11, ValleyOak3.0 Primary Assembly, whole genome shotgun sequence:
- the LOC115967390 gene encoding guanine nucleotide-binding protein subunit beta-2 — translation MSVAELKERHAAATETVNTLRERLKQRRRSLLDTDVAGYARSQNRTPVTFGPTDLVCCRTLQGHTGKVYSLDWTPERNRLVSASQDGRLIVWNALTSQKTHAIKLPCAWVMTCAFSPTGQSVACGGLDSVCSIFNLNSATDKDGNLPVSRMLSGHKGYVSSCQYVPDEDTHLITSSGDQTCVLWDITTGLRTSVFGGEFQSGHTADVLSVSINGTNSRLFVSGSCDGTARLWDTRVASRAVKTFHGHEGDVNTVKFFPDGNRFGTGSDDGTCRLFDIRTGHQLQVYYQQHGDNDVPHVTSIAFSISGRLLFAGYSNGDCYVWDTLLAKVVLNLGSLQNSHEGRISCLGLSADGSALCTGSWDSNLKIWAFGGHRKVI, via the exons ATGTCGGTTGCGGAGCTCAAAGAGCGCCACGCGGCGGCCACGGAGACTGTTAACACTCTCAGAGAGCGGCTTAAACAGAGACGCCGTTCGCTGCTCGACACGGACG TTGCCGGGTACGCTAGGTCGCAGAATCGGACTCCGGTCACTTTCGGACCAACGGATCTGGTTTGCTGTAGAACACTTCAGGGTCATACAGGCAAG GTGTATTCATTGGATTGGACTCCTGAAAGGAACCGACTTGTTAGTGCGTCTCAAGATGGCCGATTGATAGTGTGGAATGCTTTAACAAGCCAGAAGACTCATGCCATAAAGCTTCCTTGTGCATGGGTCATGACTTGTGCCTTTTCACCAACAGGCCAGTCTGTTGCCTGCGGTGGTCTTGATAGTGTATGCTCCATCTTCAACCTGAATTCCGCCACTGACAAGGATGGGAATTTACCAGTTTCAAGAATGCTTAGTGGGCATAAGGGCTATGTTTCGTCCTGTCAATATGTTCCGGATGAGGATACTCACCTGATCACCAGTTCTGGTGATCAAACATGTGTTTTGTGGGATATCACTACAGGCCTCAGAACTTCTGTTTTTGGAGGTGAATTTCAGTCTGGTCACACTGCAGATGTACTAAG TGTCTCAATTAATGGAACAAATTCAAGATTGTTCGTCTCTGGTTCCTGTGATGGGACTGCTCGTTTGTGGGACACTCGTGTTGCAAGTCGAGCAGTGAAGACGTTTCATGGACACGAGGGAGATGTTAATACTGTGAAGTTCTTTCCAGATGGAAATAGATTTGGGACTGGTTCAGATGATGGAACTTGCAGGTTATTTGATATCAGAACTGGGCACCAACTCCAAGTATACTATCAGCAGCATGGCGATAATGATGTCCCACATGTGACCTCCATTGCATTCTCTATATCAGGAAGACTTCTCTTTGCTGGGTACTCAAATGGCGATTGCTATGTGTGGGACACTTTATTGGCAAAG GTCGTCTTGAACTTGGGATCTCTCCAAAATTCACATGAGGGCCGGATTAGCTGTTTGGGTTTGTCAGCTGATGGAAGTGCGTTATGTACAGGAAGTTGGGATTCAAACCTAAAG ATATGGGCTTTTGGAGGGCATAGGAAGGTAATCTGA